One window from the genome of Hyphomicrobiales bacterium encodes:
- a CDS encoding cytochrome C552, translated as MRKLVLALFLMAASAASTGAADDGEPQSGAALSRTWCASCHLIGTDDTQVALADAPSFVEVAKTMGETRREALAMWLTRPHDAMPDPSLTRAEIADILAYIESLAP; from the coding sequence ATGCGGAAGCTTGTATTGGCGCTTTTCCTCATGGCTGCTTCGGCGGCAAGCACAGGGGCTGCTGATGACGGCGAGCCGCAATCGGGGGCCGCATTGTCGCGGACCTGGTGCGCGAGCTGCCATCTGATCGGCACCGACGATACACAGGTCGCCCTCGCCGATGCACCGTCTTTTGTCGAGGTCGCCAAGACCATGGGCGAGACGCGGCGCGAAGCGCTCGCCATGTGGCTAACCCGTCCCCACGACGCCATGCCAGACCCGTCGCTGACGCGGGCGGAGATCGCCGACATTCTCGCCTATATCGAGTCGCTGGCGCCATAA
- a CDS encoding endonuclease/exonuclease/phosphatase family protein, producing the protein MRLATFNLESLGSQRTGASSLAERIQILTPQFERLDADVICLQEVDGQHVPDRPERELTSLKQLFAGTRYADYELVSTIGRGGEGVADVHNLVIASRLPIQHSAEIRHDLVDAPRYRLSTAEPAEEEASEIAWDRPILHAVLTLDDGRPLHVVNLHLRAPRAAPIPGRKDTAAVWNSVEGWAEGFFVAAVKRLGQALELRRLADRMFREDPAALIAIAGDFNAEDHQVPLRIAVGSEDDTGNGALAGFMLVPVDRMIAQDRRYTVTHHGRPLMLDHILVSRTLLGALRGVEVHNEVLFDELTGPGRIDHPPGSFHAPLIAEFAL; encoded by the coding sequence ATGCGCCTCGCCACGTTCAACCTGGAATCCCTCGGCTCGCAGCGCACCGGCGCCTCGTCGCTGGCCGAGCGCATCCAGATTCTCACGCCGCAGTTCGAGCGGCTCGACGCCGACGTGATCTGCCTGCAGGAAGTCGACGGGCAGCATGTCCCGGATAGGCCCGAGCGCGAGCTTACGTCCCTCAAGCAGTTGTTCGCCGGCACGCGCTATGCGGATTACGAACTCGTCTCGACCATCGGCCGCGGCGGCGAGGGCGTCGCCGACGTGCACAATCTGGTGATCGCCTCGCGCTTGCCGATCCAGCATTCAGCCGAGATCCGTCACGATCTGGTCGATGCCCCGCGCTACCGCCTGAGCACCGCCGAGCCGGCCGAGGAGGAGGCGAGCGAAATCGCCTGGGACCGGCCGATCCTCCACGCGGTTCTCACCCTCGACGACGGACGCCCCCTGCACGTCGTCAACCTGCATCTGCGCGCGCCGCGCGCCGCCCCGATACCGGGTCGCAAGGACACGGCCGCCGTATGGAACAGCGTCGAGGGATGGGCGGAGGGATTTTTCGTGGCCGCCGTCAAGCGCCTCGGCCAGGCGCTCGAACTGCGCCGCCTCGCCGACCGCATGTTCCGCGAAGACCCGGCGGCGCTGATCGCCATTGCCGGCGACTTCAACGCCGAGGACCACCAAGTGCCTCTGAGGATCGCCGTCGGCTCGGAGGACGACACCGGCAACGGCGCGCTCGCCGGTTTCATGCTGGTGCCGGTCGACCGCATGATCGCCCAGGACCGCCGCTACACCGTGACCCATCATGGCCGGCCGCTGATGCTCGACCATATCCTGGTCAGCCGCACCCTGCTCGGCGCGCTGCGCGGCGTCGAGGTGCACAATGAGGTTCTGTTCGACGAATTGACCGGGCCTGGCCGCATCGATCACCCGCCGGGCTCATTTCACGCGCCGCTTATCGCCGAGTTTGCGTTGTAG
- a CDS encoding xanthine dehydrogenase family protein molybdopterin-binding subunit — MTVARFGIGASLRRKEDQALITGRGRYTADILPEGAVHASIVRAPVAHARFSLTGIGDARAAPGVLDVITAAETAALGPLPCRGMYENADGTMPPVPPYPILPAITVRHVGEAVAMVVAETLVQARDAAEMIALDFEELPCVVEAEAALAPDAPVLWPEVGGNLAIEAAHGDKAATDAAFARADKVVSLRLVNNRIVTNFLEPRGAIGQFNAEDGRYTLTCGSQGVRLLQPVLADDVFRVPREKMRIVTPDVGGGFGTKFFTYREYALVLIAARRIGRPVAWVGERVEHFLADYHGRDHVSYAELALDKDARFLALRVDTIANLGACLGQMALFVAANGAGMVPGCYRTPHVYARVRGAYTNTVPVDAYRGAGRPEAAYLIERLVDKAALELELEPDEIRRRNFIAPADMPYTTPTGRTYDTGDFAAHMDAAMELADWKGFAARREESARRGLLRGIGMATYIEACAGGGPEYGAVVLDEEGGATVFSGTQTNGQGHHTAFAQLASAELGIEPDKITVVQGDTDRIPRGFGTGGSRSIPVGGVSVYKAAGRLAERVKARAAERLEAAPADLELSGGKVRIVGTDRSVALAEIVKAMPVDERTETEDWEPSAPTFPNGTHIAEVEIDPETGSVAIQRYCVVDDFGTVLNPLLLEGQIHGGIAQGVGQALTERTVYDPESGQLITASLTDYCLPRADDLPSIGFETRNIPSATNALGMKGAGEAGVIGACPAVVNAVVNALNAAAAITHVDMPATPETIWRALDKSHEA; from the coding sequence CGGTACACGGCGGACATCCTGCCGGAAGGCGCGGTTCATGCGTCGATCGTGCGCGCGCCGGTCGCCCATGCGCGGTTCAGCTTGACAGGGATCGGCGATGCGCGGGCCGCCCCCGGCGTGCTCGATGTCATCACCGCGGCGGAGACCGCCGCTCTCGGTCCTCTGCCCTGCAGAGGCATGTATGAGAACGCCGACGGCACGATGCCGCCGGTGCCGCCCTATCCGATCCTGCCGGCAATTACCGTGCGCCATGTCGGCGAGGCGGTGGCGATGGTCGTCGCCGAGACGCTTGTCCAGGCGCGCGACGCGGCGGAGATGATCGCTCTCGATTTCGAGGAACTGCCTTGCGTCGTCGAGGCCGAAGCTGCGCTCGCGCCCGACGCGCCGGTGCTGTGGCCGGAAGTCGGCGGCAACCTCGCCATCGAGGCCGCCCACGGCGACAAGGCGGCGACCGACGCTGCCTTCGCCCGAGCCGACAAGGTGGTTAGTCTCAGGCTGGTCAATAATCGGATCGTCACCAACTTCCTCGAGCCGCGCGGCGCCATCGGCCAATTCAACGCCGAAGACGGTCGCTATACGCTGACCTGCGGCTCGCAGGGGGTGCGCCTGTTGCAGCCGGTGCTTGCCGACGACGTATTCCGCGTACCGCGCGAGAAGATGCGCATCGTCACGCCCGATGTCGGCGGCGGCTTCGGCACGAAATTCTTCACCTATCGCGAATATGCGCTGGTCCTGATTGCGGCCCGCCGGATCGGCCGGCCGGTCGCCTGGGTCGGTGAGCGGGTCGAGCATTTCCTGGCCGACTATCACGGCCGCGACCACGTCTCATATGCCGAGCTGGCGCTCGACAAAGACGCCCGTTTCCTCGCGCTCAGGGTCGACACCATCGCCAATCTCGGCGCCTGTCTCGGCCAGATGGCGCTGTTCGTTGCCGCCAACGGCGCCGGCATGGTGCCGGGGTGCTACCGCACGCCCCACGTCTATGCGCGCGTGCGCGGCGCCTACACCAACACCGTCCCGGTCGACGCCTATCGCGGCGCCGGCCGGCCGGAAGCCGCCTATCTGATCGAGCGGCTGGTCGACAAGGCGGCCTTGGAGCTGGAGCTTGAACCGGACGAGATACGCCGCCGCAATTTCATCGCCCCTGCCGACATGCCCTACACCACGCCGACCGGGCGCACCTACGACACCGGCGACTTCGCGGCCCACATGGACGCGGCGATGGAACTGGCCGACTGGAAGGGTTTTGCCGCACGGCGCGAGGAAAGCGCCCGGCGCGGGCTTCTGCGCGGCATCGGCATGGCGACCTATATCGAGGCCTGCGCCGGAGGCGGGCCCGAATATGGCGCCGTCGTGCTCGACGAGGAGGGCGGCGCCACCGTCTTTTCCGGCACCCAGACCAACGGACAGGGCCACCATACCGCCTTTGCCCAGCTTGCCAGCGCCGAGCTCGGCATCGAACCCGACAAGATCACCGTCGTCCAAGGCGACACCGACCGCATCCCGCGCGGCTTCGGCACCGGCGGCTCGCGGTCGATTCCCGTCGGCGGCGTCTCGGTCTACAAGGCGGCCGGGCGCCTTGCCGAGCGGGTCAAGGCCCGCGCCGCCGAGCGGTTGGAAGCGGCGCCCGCCGACCTGGAGCTTTCCGGCGGCAAGGTGCGCATCGTTGGCACCGACCGGTCGGTGGCGCTCGCCGAAATCGTCAAGGCCATGCCGGTGGACGAGCGCACCGAGACCGAGGACTGGGAGCCGTCGGCGCCGACCTTCCCCAACGGCACCCATATTGCCGAGGTCGAAATCGATCCCGAGACCGGATCGGTGGCGATCCAGCGCTATTGCGTGGTCGACGATTTCGGCACAGTCCTCAATCCACTGCTCTTGGAGGGGCAGATCCACGGTGGTATCGCCCAGGGGGTCGGCCAGGCGCTCACCGAACGTACCGTCTACGACCCGGAATCGGGGCAGCTCATCACCGCCTCGCTGACGGACTATTGCCTGCCGCGCGCCGACGACCTGCCGAGCATCGGCTTCGAGACGCGTAACATACCCTCGGCCACCAACGCGCTGGGCATGAAGGGCGCCGGCGAGGCCGGGGTGATCGGCGCCTGCCCCGCCGTCGTCAATGCCGTGGTCAACGCGCTCAACGCGGCGGCCGCCATCACCCATGTCGACATGCCGGCGACCCCTGAGACGATCTGGCGCGCCCTTGACAAGAGTCATGAGGCTTGA